The Acidobacteriota bacterium genome includes a region encoding these proteins:
- a CDS encoding nitrous oxide reductase family maturation protein NosD — translation MWRNVIGLVLLGTLSALAVRADTFTVGLPPARFQALTDALIAAQPGDIVQVQPGTYTGQFRLDKPLTLVGIGKPVLHGTGQGSVVIITADHCTVRGFVIEHSGGDLTAEDSGLLLKADDNLIEANELRDVLYGIYLYHASRNTLRGNTVRGRRELELGERGAALHLWDSPDNIIEDNTIGDARDGLYIQACSGTLVRHNRVRDVRYGLHYMNSDDNRFEDNLFEHNVAGAAIMYSRRITLRRNAFAHNRGFSSFGILFQDCDEIVAEENFIIDNATGIFIEALRKSSFRRNVIAENDLALQMFSNADQTLFAANNFVENLSPLQVVGKRTNAVWQVNGQGNYWSDYAGYDLDGNGIGDVPHKVQNVFEYLEGNYPRLRLYLNSPAAQALAAAEQSFPILKGANEADTAPLMQAVKLQFPLEVVPLQTAPRRATQWLLSLCSLLSASGALFVMWKHRQPRGAKAGA, via the coding sequence ATGTGGCGCAATGTCATCGGGCTGGTTTTGCTGGGAACACTGAGCGCGTTGGCAGTGCGGGCCGACACCTTCACGGTTGGCCTGCCGCCCGCGCGCTTTCAAGCTTTGACTGACGCCCTTATTGCCGCTCAGCCCGGCGATATTGTGCAAGTTCAACCCGGCACTTACACCGGACAATTCCGGCTCGACAAACCGCTGACCTTGGTTGGCATTGGCAAACCCGTGTTGCACGGTACAGGCCAGGGCAGCGTCGTAATCATCACGGCTGATCATTGCACCGTGCGCGGGTTCGTTATCGAACACAGCGGCGGTGATCTGACCGCCGAAGATTCCGGCCTGCTGCTCAAAGCGGATGACAATCTGATCGAAGCGAACGAATTGCGCGATGTGCTTTACGGCATTTACCTATACCACGCCAGCCGCAACACGCTGCGCGGCAATACGGTGCGCGGGCGGCGCGAACTTGAATTGGGCGAACGTGGCGCGGCGCTGCACCTCTGGGATTCGCCCGACAACATCATCGAAGACAACACCATCGGTGATGCGCGCGATGGGCTGTACATCCAGGCTTGTTCGGGCACGCTGGTGCGGCATAACCGTGTGCGCGACGTGCGCTACGGCCTGCATTACATGAACTCGGACGACAATCGGTTTGAGGACAATCTGTTTGAACACAACGTGGCGGGCGCGGCGATTATGTATTCGCGGCGCATCACGCTGCGACGCAATGCCTTCGCACACAATCGCGGCTTCAGTTCATTCGGCATTCTCTTTCAGGATTGTGACGAGATCGTGGCCGAAGAGAATTTCATCATTGATAACGCGACGGGCATTTTTATCGAGGCCCTGCGTAAGAGCAGCTTTCGCCGCAACGTGATCGCCGAGAATGATCTGGCCTTGCAAATGTTCAGCAACGCCGATCAAACGCTGTTTGCCGCGAATAACTTCGTCGAAAATCTCAGTCCATTGCAGGTCGTCGGCAAACGCACCAACGCTGTTTGGCAGGTCAACGGGCAGGGCAATTATTGGAGCGATTACGCCGGTTACGACCTGGACGGCAACGGCATCGGCGATGTGCCGCACAAGGTGCAAAACGTTTTTGAATACCTCGAAGGCAACTATCCGCGCTTGCGGCTTTACCTGAACAGCCCCGCCGCGCAGGCGTTGGCTGCGGCTGAACAGAGCTTCCCGATTCTCAAAGGCGCAAACGAAGCCGATACCGCGCCGTTGATGCAGGCCGTCAAGTTGCAGTTCCCGTTGGAAGTGGTGCCGCTGCAAACCGCGCCACGTCGCGCGACGCAATGGCTGCTGAGTCTCTGCTCATTGCTTAGCGCCAGTGGAGCGTTGTTTGTCATGTGGAAACATCGCCAGCCGCGCGGCGCCAAGGCAGGAGCCTGA
- a CDS encoding ABC transporter ATP-binding protein, with protein MSIHVNHLTRRFGEHVAVNDVSFEIKPGETFALLGPNGSGKTTTLKCIVGLLEPTAGQIQINQLDVWKDPHQARRLFSYLPQRVAFPDGLTAREVLQFYADLRQLAPQRVDTILSGERFHFNGFTDKPVGKFSGGMVQRLGLAVACLPDAPVLLLDEPTVSLDPEGALRFRAFLQALKAEGKTIVFTSHVLADVEQLADRVAILVGGKLVAIESITALREGLMRSSRMRVVLRAPQPSLQTAALTAGASEVLVEGESLLIVSRPEDRLEILRALENNGGHVERFATEELSLEDIYLRYIEESATHV; from the coding sequence ATGAGTATTCACGTAAACCATCTGACCCGCCGGTTTGGCGAACACGTTGCCGTCAACGATGTCTCGTTTGAGATCAAACCGGGCGAAACCTTTGCGCTGCTCGGGCCGAATGGCAGCGGCAAAACCACCACGTTGAAATGCATCGTGGGCTTGCTCGAACCGACGGCGGGACAAATCCAGATCAACCAACTCGATGTTTGGAAAGACCCGCATCAGGCGCGGCGGTTATTCAGTTACTTGCCGCAGCGCGTCGCGTTCCCCGACGGCTTGACGGCGCGCGAAGTGCTGCAATTTTATGCTGATCTGCGCCAGCTCGCGCCGCAACGCGTAGACACAATCCTCAGCGGCGAACGCTTCCACTTCAACGGCTTCACCGACAAACCGGTCGGCAAGTTTTCGGGCGGCATGGTGCAACGCCTGGGCCTCGCCGTCGCCTGCCTGCCCGATGCGCCCGTGCTGTTGCTGGATGAGCCGACGGTGAGTCTTGATCCCGAAGGCGCGCTACGCTTCCGCGCCTTTCTGCAAGCGCTCAAAGCAGAAGGCAAGACGATTGTGTTCACTTCGCACGTGCTGGCCGATGTCGAACAACTGGCCGACCGCGTGGCGATTCTGGTGGGCGGCAAACTGGTCGCCATCGAATCCATCACCGCTTTGCGCGAAGGGCTGATGCGCAGCAGCCGCATGCGCGTCGTCTTGCGCGCGCCGCAGCCATCCTTGCAAACGGCCGCGCTGACGGCAGGCGCGAGCGAAGTTTTGGTTGAAGGCGAATCCTTGCTGATTGTTTCGCGCCCGGAAGACCGGTTGGAGATTTTGCGGGCGCTCGAAAACAACGGCGGGCACGTCGAGCGCTTTGCCACTGAAGAGCTTTCGCTGGAAGACATCTATCTGCGCTACATCGAGGAATCAGCAACACACGTGTGA
- a CDS encoding nitrous oxide reductase accessory protein NosL, producing MPRPFERKHCVILFAAALWLLAACQSHKLEPAALSPEDMCTDCKMAISEKQFAAQYLTKDGEAVKFDDLGCLARYLKSHPQQRAESAAFFVMDYETKQWLNAESAFYVNSDKFQTPMRGGFAAFSTRQRAEAAAAAKQGRLFTWQAVLTNAK from the coding sequence ATGCCGAGACCGTTTGAGAGAAAACACTGCGTCATTCTTTTTGCCGCAGCCCTCTGGCTGCTCGCGGCTTGCCAAAGCCACAAACTGGAACCCGCCGCCCTGTCGCCTGAAGATATGTGCACCGATTGCAAGATGGCGATTTCAGAAAAGCAATTCGCCGCGCAATACCTGACCAAAGATGGCGAGGCCGTTAAATTCGATGACCTCGGCTGTCTGGCGCGTTATCTGAAAAGTCACCCGCAACAACGCGCCGAAAGCGCGGCCTTTTTCGTGATGGATTACGAAACGAAACAATGGCTCAACGCCGAGTCCGCGTTTTACGTCAACTCCGATAAATTCCAAACGCCAATGCGTGGCGGCTTTGCGGCCTTCAGTACACGTCAACGCGCCGAGGCCGCTGCTGCTGCCAAACAAGGCCGCTTGTTCACTTGGCAGGCAGTGCTGACCAACGCCAAATAG
- a CDS encoding anti-sigma factor encodes MTQMEAKELVPLHALGALDAVTAGEVERYLRQASLEEQREAAEFREVAALLPFALLSPAVRPALKGQLLGRINEGMLASSRPATVTGGQVLEFKLRARAERSWSQNFSQWLAVAASLILAAASALFFWQNRQLKNERAQLAQRLQSAQQTIEQMQAPTTRVLALKGQEAPQASAKVFWDTTRHEWVMQVFNLPDAPLAMDYQLWYVTKDAKLSAAVFRPDTQGRAELRLSLPGGVAEKLAATAVTLEPRGGSPQPTGKFYLLAQI; translated from the coding sequence ATGACGCAAATGGAGGCAAAAGAATTAGTCCCTTTGCACGCGCTCGGCGCGCTCGATGCCGTCACGGCGGGCGAAGTGGAACGCTATCTGCGCCAAGCCTCGCTGGAAGAGCAGCGCGAGGCGGCGGAGTTTCGCGAAGTAGCCGCGCTCTTGCCCTTCGCTTTGCTGTCGCCCGCCGTGCGGCCCGCCTTAAAAGGCCAATTGCTCGGACGAATTAATGAGGGAATGCTGGCGTCGAGCCGTCCCGCAACAGTCACAGGCGGCCAGGTCTTGGAATTCAAGCTGCGCGCGCGCGCTGAACGCTCCTGGTCGCAAAATTTTTCGCAGTGGCTGGCAGTCGCGGCTTCATTGATATTGGCGGCAGCGAGCGCGCTGTTTTTTTGGCAGAACCGCCAGCTCAAGAACGAACGCGCTCAGCTTGCGCAGCGCTTGCAGAGCGCGCAACAGACCATCGAACAGATGCAAGCGCCCACCACGCGCGTCCTCGCGTTAAAAGGCCAGGAAGCACCCCAGGCCAGCGCCAAAGTGTTTTGGGATACGACACGCCACGAATGGGTGATGCAGGTATTCAATCTGCCCGACGCGCCGCTGGCCATGGACTATCAGCTTTGGTACGTGACCAAAGACGCCAAACTGAGCGCCGCCGTCTTTCGCCCCGATACGCAAGGGCGGGCCGAATTGCGCTTGTCGTTGCCGGGCGGCGTCGCCGAGAAACTGGCGGCGACGGCTGTGACGCTTGAACCGCGCGGCGGCTCGCCGCAACCGACCGGCAAATTCTATTTGCTGGCCCAGATTTAA
- a CDS encoding type II toxin-antitoxin system PemK/MazF family toxin has translation MVINQGDVYWLDLGTPLGSAPGYRRPFVIIQNNAINHSQINTVVICALTSNLKRAGATGNVLLGKGEAGLVKQSVIVVSQLFTIDKTRLDEYIGTLSSKRIRQIFDGLKLITEPRDFA, from the coding sequence ATGGTAATCAACCAAGGCGATGTTTATTGGCTTGATCTCGGCACCCCGCTTGGCTCCGCTCCTGGCTATAGGCGTCCGTTTGTCATCATTCAGAACAACGCGATAAACCACAGTCAAATTAACACTGTCGTGATTTGTGCGCTCACTTCCAATCTCAAACGTGCAGGGGCAACAGGCAACGTATTGCTGGGGAAAGGTGAGGCTGGTCTAGTCAAGCAAAGTGTCATCGTTGTTTCGCAGCTATTCACCATAGACAAAACACGCTTAGATGAATACATCGGCACCCTGTCATCCAAACGCATCCGTCAAATTTTCGACGGCCTCAAACTCATTACCGAACCGCGCGACTTCGCCTAA
- a CDS encoding DUF1800 domain-containing protein, whose translation MSLHPTFRLTLVSLGLFAFALFVAQPFNSQRVTAQQGLPLYDEARTVEDLTRTLQLAPEQAGKLRELIAAHRPRIQQLQQEANGLQPGNPRAGELRAQFERERRAVLQELLSALNPEQQSRARGMLAQPQLPQGPTIAPIKPALPSGALAAGERLIAQPAVANPNPTRSRRAVAAPPLTEEQKILHLLNRAGFGPRPGDVERVRQMGLEKYLDQQLHPEDLSDELLARPLQALNTLQMAGPEIVQTFMPPPPPRPSPTPVAAKEGEMAKQGESEKMAAPVQPTPRPTPTPPQRNPQQAVIELQQAKLLRAVFSERQLQEVMVDFWFNHFNVFAGKDNVRWMLTPYERDVLRPHALGKFKELLTATAQSPAMLYYLDNFQSQVEPPLPPQPPLARKEGDTTPPPPARRPGLNENYGRELLELHTLGVDGGYTQQDVIAVARSFTGWTLTQPPNVGFVFRPRMHDKGEKIVLGTRLAPGGGIEDGLRVIDLLAHHPATAKFIARKLCQRFVADEPPAALVDQIAAVFTKTDGDIRAVVRAILTSPEFYAPKNYRSKIKSPLELTASMLRATGAASEGFALIQWVNRMGEPLYQCVPPTGYSEESARWLNNAALLERLNFALALMQQRVNGTRVELARFVAPNTVNEPSQVPAQLIDQLLALLVHSDVSAETRANLQRALGDMRTKAMPAKFDERTATKNAEQLIGGVAALILGSQEFQVK comes from the coding sequence ATGAGCCTGCATCCAACCTTCCGCCTAACACTCGTTTCCCTGGGCTTGTTCGCATTTGCCCTGTTTGTTGCCCAACCTTTCAACTCACAACGGGTCACTGCCCAACAAGGACTGCCGCTTTATGACGAAGCCCGCACCGTGGAAGATCTGACCCGCACGTTGCAGCTTGCGCCGGAACAGGCCGGCAAGCTCCGCGAATTGATCGCCGCGCACCGCCCACGCATCCAGCAATTGCAACAAGAGGCGAATGGCTTGCAACCCGGCAATCCTCGCGCAGGCGAATTGCGGGCGCAGTTTGAACGCGAGCGGCGCGCCGTGCTGCAAGAGTTGCTGTCCGCGCTCAATCCCGAACAACAAAGCCGCGCGCGTGGCATGCTCGCCCAGCCGCAATTGCCGCAAGGGCCAACGATTGCGCCTATCAAACCAGCGCTGCCCAGCGGCGCGTTGGCGGCGGGCGAACGACTGATTGCCCAGCCCGCGGTTGCCAATCCCAACCCGACACGCAGCCGCCGTGCTGTCGCCGCGCCGCCACTGACTGAAGAGCAAAAGATTTTGCATCTGCTCAACCGCGCCGGTTTTGGCCCGCGCCCCGGCGATGTCGAGCGCGTGCGGCAGATGGGACTTGAAAAATATCTCGACCAGCAACTGCATCCCGAAGACCTCAGCGATGAATTGTTGGCGCGCCCGCTGCAAGCACTGAATACGTTGCAAATGGCTGGGCCGGAAATCGTGCAAACGTTTATGCCGCCGCCACCGCCGCGCCCTTCGCCAACGCCAGTTGCGGCCAAAGAGGGAGAAATGGCGAAACAAGGTGAAAGCGAGAAAATGGCCGCGCCTGTTCAGCCCACGCCGCGCCCCACACCCACGCCGCCACAGCGCAATCCGCAACAGGCCGTCATCGAATTGCAACAGGCCAAGCTGCTGCGCGCCGTCTTCAGCGAACGCCAGTTGCAAGAGGTGATGGTTGATTTCTGGTTCAATCACTTCAACGTCTTTGCGGGCAAAGACAATGTGCGGTGGATGCTCACGCCCTACGAACGCGATGTGCTGCGTCCGCACGCGCTAGGCAAATTCAAAGAATTGCTGACCGCGACGGCGCAAAGCCCGGCGATGCTTTATTACCTCGACAACTTCCAAAGCCAGGTCGAACCACCACTGCCACCACAACCACCGTTGGCGCGCAAAGAAGGCGACACCACGCCGCCGCCGCCCGCGCGCCGGCCGGGCTTGAATGAAAATTACGGGCGCGAGTTGCTGGAATTGCACACGCTGGGCGTGGATGGCGGCTACACGCAACAGGACGTGATCGCCGTCGCGCGCAGCTTCACTGGTTGGACGCTTACACAACCGCCCAATGTCGGCTTCGTCTTTCGCCCACGCATGCATGACAAAGGCGAAAAGATCGTGCTGGGCACGCGCCTCGCGCCTGGCGGCGGTATTGAAGACGGCCTGCGCGTGATTGATCTGCTGGCGCATCATCCGGCGACCGCGAAATTCATCGCGCGCAAACTCTGCCAGCGTTTCGTCGCTGATGAACCGCCCGCCGCGTTGGTTGATCAGATCGCCGCCGTCTTCACCAAAACCGACGGCGACATCCGCGCCGTGGTACGGGCGATTCTGACTTCGCCGGAGTTTTACGCGCCGAAAAACTATCGCAGCAAAATCAAATCGCCGCTGGAGCTGACGGCTTCGATGTTGCGTGCGACGGGCGCGGCCAGCGAAGGCTTCGCGCTCATTCAATGGGTCAATCGCATGGGCGAACCCCTCTATCAATGCGTCCCGCCGACCGGCTATTCCGAAGAGTCCGCCCGCTGGTTGAACAACGCCGCGTTGCTCGAACGGCTGAACTTCGCGTTGGCGCTGATGCAACAACGCGTCAATGGCACGCGCGTGGAGTTGGCGCGCTTCGTCGCACCAAATACAGTCAACGAGCCGTCGCAGGTGCCAGCGCAATTGATAGATCAGTTGCTGGCCTTGCTGGTGCACAGCGATGTTTCGGCGGAGACGCGCGCCAATTTGCAACGCGCGCTGGGCGACATGCGCACGAAAGCCATGCCCGCGAAATTCGATGAACGGACTGCAACCAAAAACGCGGAGCAGTTGATTGGCGGTGTGGCGGCGCTGATTCTTGGTTCGCAGGAGTTTCAGGTAAAATGA
- a CDS encoding lysophospholipid acyltransferase family protein gives MSTLPPVQSETSLAREAEAFDKLYAFTTLEQYTLKQRLIIRTAGLALYWLIRAIGATLKFEVQGWEHHTESEPLVYSFWHNRIPIATYFWRRRGILVMSSQSFDSEYIARFIQRFGYGAAKGSSTRGARAGLIQMIRAVRAGKSAAFTVDGPRGPLYEAKPGAIMLAAKAGAAILPFSISLSRCWRLPSWDGLEIPQPFARVVVVLGERIYVPEDQGNDEQQRTRLQRVLEDLRAQSDKLVRA, from the coding sequence ATGTCTACCTTGCCACCTGTCCAATCTGAAACGAGCCTTGCGCGCGAGGCCGAAGCGTTCGACAAGCTTTATGCCTTCACCACGCTTGAGCAATACACGCTCAAACAGCGCCTCATCATTCGCACGGCGGGGCTGGCGCTTTACTGGCTGATTCGCGCCATCGGGGCGACGCTGAAATTTGAAGTGCAGGGTTGGGAGCATCACACCGAAAGCGAGCCGCTCGTGTATAGCTTCTGGCACAACCGCATCCCGATTGCGACCTATTTCTGGCGGCGGCGCGGCATTCTTGTGATGTCCTCGCAAAGCTTCGATTCCGAATACATAGCGCGATTCATTCAACGCTTTGGCTACGGCGCGGCCAAGGGCAGTTCGACGCGGGGCGCGCGAGCCGGGCTGATTCAGATGATTCGCGCGGTTAGGGCGGGGAAGAGCGCCGCCTTTACGGTGGATGGGCCGCGCGGGCCGCTTTATGAAGCCAAGCCTGGCGCCATTATGCTGGCGGCCAAAGCGGGGGCAGCAATTTTGCCGTTCTCAATCTCGCTCTCGCGTTGCTGGCGTTTGCCGAGTTGGGACGGGCTGGAAATTCCGCAGCCCTTCGCGCGTGTCGTGGTCGTATTGGGTGAACGGATTTATGTGCCGGAAGACCAAGGCAATGACGAGCAGCAGCGGACGCGCTTGCAACGTGTGCTAGAGGATCTGCGCGCGCAGAGCGATAAGCTGGTTCGGGCCTGA
- a CDS encoding long-chain fatty acid--CoA ligase, protein MMNTPLTMSVLMDRGPLFAADTEIVSKMRDVTHRYTYADLGRRARQLANALAKLGIKQGDRVATLAWNSYRHLEIYYAVPCMGAVLHTLNLRLSAEHLSYIINHAEDSVICVDDELLPLLERIADQITGVKHFIVMSNTGAYTTQLAPVHDYEELIAGESPEFTWPELDENAPMGLCYTSGTTGNPKGAMYTHRSNYLHTVTQCMADTLGISSADTVMAVVPMFHANAWGLPYSGCMLGFKQVFPGPTMDGATICQLLHDEQVTVTAGVPTIWMGVKNELEANPGKYDLSHLRTMTCGGSAPPRALIDWFETQLGITFLQAWGMTETSPVGTVARIKPKMKNWPRERILDVKQRCGVIAPGLQARVVSPDGNEVAHDGVAMGSLLVRGPWIVSQYYKADAPERFPDGWFDTGDIATIDEEGYIAIADRAKDVIKSGGEWISSVDLENAIMAIPGVAEAAVIGVNHPRWQERPLACVVLKAGAELTKEQINEHLVTKGGIAKWWLPDEVLFVEAIPKTSVGKFDKKVLRVQLEHYELPNA, encoded by the coding sequence ATGATGAATACTCCGCTGACGATGAGTGTGTTGATGGATCGCGGGCCGCTGTTCGCCGCCGACACCGAAATCGTCTCGAAGATGCGCGATGTGACGCATCGCTATACCTATGCCGACCTGGGCCGCCGCGCTAGGCAATTGGCGAATGCGCTAGCCAAACTCGGCATCAAACAGGGCGATCGCGTAGCGACGCTCGCCTGGAACAGTTACCGCCACCTGGAAATCTATTACGCCGTGCCGTGCATGGGCGCAGTGCTGCACACCCTGAACCTGCGCCTGTCGGCGGAACACCTGAGTTACATTATCAATCACGCCGAAGACAGCGTGATTTGTGTGGACGATGAGTTGCTGCCGCTGCTCGAACGCATCGCCGATCAAATCACGGGCGTCAAGCATTTCATCGTGATGAGCAACACGGGTGCCTACACCACACAACTCGCGCCCGTGCACGATTACGAAGAACTGATTGCGGGTGAAAGCCCCGAATTCACCTGGCCCGAACTCGACGAGAACGCGCCGATGGGGCTGTGTTACACCAGCGGCACGACCGGCAATCCCAAAGGCGCGATGTATACGCATCGCTCGAATTACCTGCATACCGTCACGCAATGCATGGCCGACACCTTGGGCATCAGCAGCGCCGACACGGTCATGGCGGTTGTGCCGATGTTTCATGCCAACGCCTGGGGGCTGCCCTATTCCGGCTGTATGCTCGGTTTCAAGCAGGTCTTTCCCGGCCCGACGATGGATGGCGCGACGATCTGCCAGTTGCTGCACGACGAACAAGTCACCGTCACGGCGGGCGTGCCGACCATCTGGATGGGCGTCAAAAACGAACTGGAAGCCAATCCCGGCAAATACGATCTGTCGCATTTGCGCACGATGACTTGTGGCGGCTCGGCCCCGCCGCGCGCGTTGATTGACTGGTTTGAAACGCAACTCGGCATCACCTTCCTGCAAGCCTGGGGTATGACCGAGACCAGCCCGGTTGGCACCGTCGCCCGCATCAAACCGAAGATGAAAAACTGGCCGCGCGAACGCATTCTAGATGTCAAACAGCGTTGCGGCGTCATTGCGCCCGGCCTGCAAGCCCGCGTCGTCAGCCCGGATGGCAACGAAGTCGCCCACGATGGCGTCGCGATGGGCAGTCTGTTGGTGCGCGGCCCCTGGATCGTTAGCCAGTATTACAAAGCCGACGCGCCGGAACGCTTCCCCGATGGCTGGTTCGACACCGGCGACATCGCCACGATTGACGAAGAGGGCTACATCGCCATCGCCGACCGCGCCAAAGACGTCATCAAGAGCGGCGGCGAATGGATTTCGTCGGTGGATTTAGAGAACGCCATCATGGCCATCCCCGGCGTCGCCGAAGCCGCCGTCATTGGCGTCAATCATCCCCGCTGGCAGGAACGCCCGCTGGCCTGCGTCGTGCTCAAAGCGGGCGCGGAACTCACCAAAGAACAGATCAACGAACATCTGGTGACGAAAGGCGGCATCGCCAAATGGTGGTTGCCGGATGAGGTGCTGTTTGTGGAGGCGATCCCCAAAACCAGCGTCGGCAAGTTCGACAAGAAGGTGTTGCGCGTGCAGCTTGAGCATTACGAACTGCCCAACGCCTGA
- a CDS encoding SET domain-containing protein-lysine N-methyltransferase, giving the protein MQLSDTRDFYVIPNEDGKGAGLFATHAFAAGEDLYRMDYWSEVVMPMHATNHSCAPNAAFDNGGMLVALRDIGADREITYDYRRTPTPASPWNFACLCQSADCVGWLRSG; this is encoded by the coding sequence ATGCAGTTATCCGATACGCGCGATTTTTATGTCATCCCCAACGAAGATGGGAAGGGCGCAGGCTTATTTGCCACCCACGCCTTTGCCGCAGGCGAGGATTTATACCGGATGGATTATTGGTCGGAAGTCGTGATGCCGATGCACGCGACCAACCATTCGTGCGCGCCGAATGCGGCCTTTGACAATGGCGGAATGCTGGTGGCGTTGCGCGACATCGGGGCGGATCGAGAGATTACCTATGATTACCGGCGGACGCCGACGCCCGCTTCGCCGTGGAATTTTGCATGCCTGTGCCAGTCGGCGGATTGCGTCGGCTGGTTACGTTCGGGTTGA
- a CDS encoding XTP/dITP diphosphatase — translation MTKLLIATTNAGKVAEIMALLTDLNYEVLGLADLPQPLPDVEETGETFAANAMLKAEYYHAQTGWLTLADDSGLEVDALGGRPGVYSARYAGAGAGDAAKVAKLLEELRDVPADQRTARFVCVIALTGPGVRETFTGACAGVIADAPRGTNGFGYDPVFIEPSSKRTFAELTRAEKAALSHRGQALKQVKDWLRQAELQPK, via the coding sequence ATGACCAAATTACTCATCGCCACCACCAATGCCGGCAAAGTGGCCGAGATTATGGCCCTGCTGACTGACTTAAATTACGAAGTGCTCGGCCTCGCTGACCTGCCGCAGCCTTTACCCGATGTCGAAGAGACCGGTGAGACCTTCGCCGCCAACGCCATGCTCAAGGCGGAGTATTATCACGCGCAAACCGGCTGGCTGACGCTGGCGGATGATTCTGGCTTGGAAGTGGACGCTTTAGGCGGACGCCCCGGCGTGTACTCGGCGCGTTATGCCGGTGCGGGCGCAGGCGATGCCGCGAAAGTGGCCAAGCTGTTGGAAGAATTACGCGACGTGCCTGCGGATCAACGCACTGCGCGTTTCGTTTGTGTGATCGCATTGACGGGGCCGGGCGTGCGCGAAACCTTTACCGGCGCCTGCGCAGGCGTAATCGCCGACGCACCACGCGGGACAAACGGCTTCGGCTACGACCCAGTTTTCATCGAACCGTCATCCAAGCGCACATTCGCCGAACTCACGCGCGCGGAAAAAGCCGCCCTCAGCCATCGCGGCCAGGCCTTGAAGCAGGTGAAAGATTGGCTGCGACAAGCCGAGTTGCAGCCAAAGTGA
- a CDS encoding serine/threonine-protein phosphatase, translating to MITAHLTDIGLERKENQDSVECVYDERSDTHLLIVADGMGGAACGSRASQLAVKTIAENFFDHASGTLAVTQRLNRAMIAANHRIWSEAHFGLDSVTGNSLPGVPNCRGMGATCVVLALLHDQAWLAHVGDSRIYHVSPSKIVRCTRDHSHVQRLVDGGLISEEEALTHPDRSRIERALGPREIVRPEVRPDPLKLIEGDSFLLCSDGLSSLVHDEELFSIVLNAPAKQACHTLVALAKQRGGHDNITVAIARIGDDVTSAF from the coding sequence GTGATCACTGCTCACTTGACCGACATCGGACTCGAGCGCAAAGAAAATCAGGATTCGGTCGAATGCGTTTACGATGAACGCAGCGACACCCACTTGCTTATCGTCGCTGACGGCATGGGCGGGGCAGCGTGTGGCAGCCGCGCCAGCCAGTTGGCCGTCAAGACAATTGCCGAAAATTTCTTCGATCACGCCAGCGGCACGCTGGCCGTCACGCAACGCCTCAACCGCGCCATGATTGCCGCCAATCACCGCATCTGGAGCGAAGCGCATTTTGGCTTGGATAGCGTCACCGGCAACAGTCTGCCCGGCGTGCCGAATTGTCGCGGGATGGGCGCGACCTGCGTCGTGCTGGCTTTGCTGCACGACCAAGCCTGGCTGGCGCACGTCGGCGACAGCCGCATTTACCACGTTTCGCCCAGCAAGATCGTGCGGTGCACCCGCGATCATTCCCACGTCCAGCGCCTGGTGGATGGCGGCCTCATCAGCGAAGAAGAAGCGCTCACGCATCCTGACCGCAGCCGCATCGAACGCGCCCTCGGCCCGCGCGAAATCGTCCGCCCGGAAGTGCGGCCCGATCCCCTCAAACTGATCGAAGGCGATTCGTTCCTGCTCTGCTCCGATGGCTTGAGCAGTCTGGTGCACGATGAAGAGCTTTTCAGCATTGTGCTCAACGCCCCTGCCAAACAGGCTTGTCACACCCTGGTCGCCTTGGCCAAACAGCGGGGCGGCCACGACAACATTACCGTCGCCATCGCGCGCATCGGCGACGACGTCACCAGCGCCTTCTAA